In the genome of Candidatus Omnitrophota bacterium, one region contains:
- the thyX gene encoding FAD-dependent thymidylate synthase, whose product MAETRLKVQLLERTQDALGLIYAACRQCYSHSFAGDIFDKAAREEDPVKIREFVKNVIASGHESPMEHVKFTFAIEGVSRALTHQLVRHRVASYSQQSQRYVREKDFDYIIPPVFKKDERILSRFVSMMEYIQDGYDDILAMLKEKGSEGEKANQDARFVLPQAAETKIVVTMNCRELKHFFSHRCCARAQWEIRALAAGMLDICRRELPEVFDGLGAKCEENKLCPEGEKFSCGKYPVKKR is encoded by the coding sequence ATGGCAGAGACCAGACTGAAAGTTCAATTGCTTGAAAGGACCCAGGACGCTCTTGGCCTTATATACGCCGCGTGCAGGCAGTGCTATTCGCATTCTTTCGCGGGTGATATCTTTGATAAGGCAGCGAGGGAGGAAGACCCTGTTAAGATACGTGAATTTGTTAAGAACGTGATAGCCAGCGGGCACGAAAGTCCCATGGAACACGTCAAGTTCACTTTCGCCATAGAAGGGGTTTCCAGGGCGCTTACACACCAGCTTGTGAGGCACAGGGTGGCTTCATATTCGCAGCAAAGCCAGAGGTATGTCAGGGAAAAGGATTTCGATTATATAATACCTCCGGTGTTCAAGAAGGACGAAAGGATCCTTTCAAGGTTCGTTTCCATGATGGAGTATATACAGGACGGATACGACGATATCCTGGCTATGCTCAAGGAAAAAGGGTCGGAAGGCGAAAAGGCCAACCAGGACGCCCGGTTCGTGTTACCGCAGGCCGCTGAGACAAAAATAGTGGTAACGATGAACTGCCGGGAACTCAAGCATTTTTTCTCACACAGGTGTTGTGCCCGCGCGCAATGGGAGATAAGGGCGCTTGCCGCCGGTATGCTGGATATATGCAGACGGGAGCTACCGGAAGTATTCGATGGCTTGGGTGCTAAATGTGAAGAGAACAAATTGTGCCCGGAAGGGGAGAAGTTCTCATGTGGGAAATATCCCGTTAAAAAGCGTTGA
- a CDS encoding adenine phosphoribosyltransferase produces MDLDKAIRKIPDFPKPGVLFYDVTSIFTEPEAFKFVMNKMDELYANDKIDGIIAIESRGFIVGAPFALKHSLPLILARKKGKLPGRTIAQSYSLEYGEATLEAHETDLVPGKRWLIVDDLIATGGTLEAVAKIVERSGSQVAGIFSIIGLPFLNYTSKIQKYSPKTLINYNKE; encoded by the coding sequence ATGGACCTGGACAAAGCGATAAGAAAGATACCTGACTTCCCTAAACCGGGCGTACTCTTCTATGACGTGACCAGCATATTCACCGAACCCGAAGCCTTCAAGTTCGTAATGAACAAAATGGACGAACTTTACGCGAATGATAAAATAGACGGCATTATAGCCATTGAGAGCCGCGGGTTCATCGTAGGCGCCCCTTTCGCCCTCAAGCATTCTCTGCCCCTCATACTCGCGAGAAAAAAGGGTAAATTACCGGGTAGAACGATAGCGCAGAGCTACTCCCTTGAATATGGCGAGGCTACGCTTGAGGCCCATGAGACGGACCTTGTCCCCGGCAAGAGATGGCTCATAGTGGATGACCTCATCGCCACCGGCGGCACGCTCGAAGCCGTGGCGAAAATAGTCGAAAGAAGCGGTTCCCAGGTGGCTGGCATATTTTCCATCATAGGCCTGCCCTTCCTGAACTACACCAGTAAGATACAAAAATACAGCCCCAAGACATTGATAAATTACAACAAGGAATAA
- a CDS encoding response regulator, with translation MKEQAQVKILLVDDDQDMCSSLSDVLSFETGYKVLYSTVPMEALEILKKEEFSLVIIDYKMPEMNGLELLNKIKSIRPGQKVFMLTAFISTELIEQAKKAGADEVLSKFIWPDEILKLVSKTIS, from the coding sequence ATGAAAGAACAGGCACAGGTAAAGATACTTCTTGTAGATGACGACCAGGACATGTGTTCTTCCCTTTCCGACGTCCTTTCGTTCGAGACCGGATATAAGGTCCTTTACTCGACCGTCCCTATGGAAGCGCTGGAAATACTTAAAAAGGAAGAGTTCTCCCTTGTCATAATTGACTATAAAATGCCTGAAATGAACGGTTTAGAGCTGTTAAATAAAATAAAGTCAATTCGGCCGGGACAAAAAGTGTTCATGCTTACGGCTTTTATTTCCACGGAACTGATCGAACAGGCTAAAAAAGCGGGCGCGGACGAGGTGCTGTCAAAATTCATATGGCCCGATGAGATACTTAAACTCGTCTCAAAGACCATTTCCTGA
- a CDS encoding sodium-translocating pyrophosphatase, with protein sequence MYELIIPITGLVGLAFALVTFLAQLKKPEGSEKMREIAHDVHHGAMVFLKREYQIILIFMVIMFVVISLFLSLPTGIAYVTGAFCSMLAGFIGMQAATRSSARTCEAARAHGAPEALETAFRGGSVMGITVAALGVVGVGAWYMVTKDTSIITGFALGASSIALFARVGGGIFTKAADMGSDLVGKIEAGIPEDDPRNPGVIADNVGDNVGDTAGMGADLFESYVGSVIATMAIGVSMASPLKAMSFPLILITIGLVASMAGVLSMAFLKKMNPQTALRNSTLISAVLFLIGAFFTTSNMFGTIDYFWAILAGIFAGSLIGIESEYFTSGKPIKEIAQSCQSGPATAIVSGLAVGFESTILPILTICAATLISYHFGQLYGIGLAAVGMLCTIGIVMSTDSYGPIADNAGGIAEMSGLDKSVRKITDKLDSLGNTTAAIGKGFAIGSAALTALALFAAFQKVTGVEAIDLIKPLSVVGLFIGALLPFAIASMTLKSVGNAADKLVQEIRRQFREIKGLMEGTAKPDTQVCIDIATKGALHEMVLPGLTAVITPLLVGVLLGVEALGGFLAGATTSGVLLGIMMSNGGGAWDNAKKWIEEGNLGGKGTEAHAAAVVGDTVGDPFKDTTGPAMNILIKLMSIVSLVFGSLFAPLHKWFMGLF encoded by the coding sequence ATGTACGAATTGATAATACCCATCACAGGATTGGTCGGGCTGGCTTTCGCCCTGGTCACATTCCTGGCCCAGCTGAAAAAGCCGGAAGGCAGCGAGAAAATGCGCGAAATAGCCCATGATGTGCACCACGGGGCTATGGTGTTCCTGAAGCGCGAATACCAGATCATACTGATATTCATGGTCATCATGTTCGTGGTCATCAGCCTGTTCCTCTCCCTGCCGACCGGTATAGCTTACGTGACCGGAGCGTTCTGTTCCATGCTGGCCGGGTTCATCGGCATGCAGGCTGCTACCAGATCGAGCGCCAGGACTTGTGAGGCGGCGCGCGCGCACGGAGCCCCAGAGGCCCTGGAAACCGCGTTCAGGGGTGGATCGGTAATGGGTATAACCGTGGCCGCGCTGGGTGTGGTCGGCGTAGGCGCTTGGTACATGGTCACAAAGGACACATCCATAATAACCGGCTTTGCCCTGGGGGCCAGTTCAATAGCCCTTTTCGCGCGCGTAGGTGGCGGTATATTCACTAAAGCGGCGGACATGGGTTCCGACCTTGTCGGCAAGATAGAAGCCGGTATACCTGAGGATGACCCGAGGAACCCCGGGGTCATAGCGGACAATGTCGGGGATAATGTCGGGGACACCGCGGGTATGGGCGCGGACCTTTTCGAATCCTACGTGGGTTCCGTGATAGCCACCATGGCGATAGGCGTCTCCATGGCGTCACCGCTCAAGGCTATGTCATTCCCGCTCATATTGATAACAATAGGCCTTGTAGCATCGATGGCAGGCGTACTTTCAATGGCATTCCTCAAGAAGATGAACCCCCAGACGGCCCTCAGGAACTCGACGCTTATATCGGCCGTACTTTTCCTGATCGGGGCGTTCTTTACCACGTCGAACATGTTCGGCACAATAGATTATTTCTGGGCCATCCTGGCGGGTATATTCGCCGGGAGCCTTATCGGGATCGAAAGCGAGTACTTCACTTCAGGTAAGCCCATAAAAGAGATCGCGCAGAGCTGCCAGTCAGGACCGGCTACGGCTATAGTATCCGGCCTGGCCGTAGGGTTCGAGAGCACTATACTTCCTATACTAACGATATGCGCTGCCACTCTTATTTCTTACCACTTCGGGCAGCTTTACGGTATAGGGCTCGCTGCCGTAGGCATGCTATGTACGATCGGTATCGTAATGTCGACTGATTCTTACGGCCCTATAGCCGATAACGCCGGCGGCATAGCCGAAATGTCAGGTCTCGACAAAAGCGTGCGCAAGATAACGGACAAACTGGATTCCCTCGGGAACACGACCGCGGCCATAGGGAAAGGGTTCGCGATAGGTTCCGCCGCTCTTACAGCGCTCGCGCTGTTCGCGGCTTTCCAGAAAGTCACCGGGGTAGAAGCCATAGACCTGATAAAGCCACTTTCCGTAGTTGGTCTTTTCATAGGCGCCCTTCTTCCCTTCGCGATAGCTTCTATGACACTGAAATCTGTAGGCAACGCGGCCGACAAACTGGTGCAGGAGATACGTCGCCAGTTCCGGGAAATTAAAGGCCTTATGGAGGGCACGGCTAAACCCGACACCCAGGTATGTATAGACATAGCCACCAAGGGCGCTCTCCACGAAATGGTACTGCCCGGACTTACGGCCGTTATCACTCCTCTCTTGGTCGGCGTTCTTCTTGGCGTTGAAGCACTCGGTGGTTTCCTTGCCGGCGCGACCACGAGCGGCGTACTTCTCGGCATAATGATGTCCAACGGAGGCGGTGCCTGGGATAACGCTAAAAAGTGGATAGAAGAAGGCAACCTCGGCGGCAAAGGCACGGAAGCCCATGCCGCGGCCGTTGTCGGTGATACCGTCGGTGACCCGTTCAAGGACACGACGGGCCCGGCCATGAACATCCTTATAAAGCTCATGAGCATAGTCTCTCTTGTGTTCGGCAGCCTTTTCGCGCCGCTCCACAAGTGGTTTATGGGGTTATTCTGA
- a CDS encoding transporter substrate-binding domain-containing protein yields the protein MYFKRKTSVLLCLGVFLVCLYSFGESPPGVSEENPVKRRLIFGGDSSLAPYSFLQNDKPSGYNVDLMRMIGAKTGRHVQIRLMAWDKCLESLRTGTIDGLIGAPISENNLEHMDFTEPVSEFDYVIFVDADNRYVHSIDSLEGTVVAVPGGSQACRILERNRNIKLIKTSNALEAVIKLKNNEVTAVVANKNVTLYYIQQENLRGIKIVGQRVGNLYGYAIAVKKGNTPLLEVINKGLDELYNEGAVGEIWRKWFGLTLTAPFPLKIVSMVIGGVTGVILIVLAAAWMISMDATIKAKTRQIQMMSEKMVEKDKLAVLGKLAGQIAHELRTPLSIIHNSIYLLRKQDKNDEELFEKRFRVLEEKIKLCSNILESILSYSRVKADIASVISMDDCMKEVLSDIEQPEGIDLSVSREGSTGQLDVFMDFHQLYSVLKNLLLNSIQAMGQTGKLEIRMFPSDDGTMVNVSIKDTGGGIAESARNKIFNLFYSSKITGTGLGLPISKSIVEAHGGKLLLSETNDLGSTFLVQLPSAEIKPKKEPS from the coding sequence ATGTATTTCAAGAGAAAGACATCCGTGTTGCTCTGCCTGGGGGTATTCCTCGTTTGCCTCTATTCCTTTGGCGAGTCCCCTCCCGGCGTTTCGGAGGAAAATCCCGTCAAGCGTCGCCTGATATTCGGGGGCGACAGCTCCCTTGCGCCCTACTCTTTCCTGCAGAACGACAAACCCTCGGGGTACAACGTCGATCTTATGCGCATGATAGGCGCTAAGACGGGGCGCCACGTACAGATAAGGCTCATGGCATGGGACAAATGCCTGGAAAGCCTGAGGACCGGGACCATAGACGGGCTGATCGGCGCGCCTATTTCCGAGAACAACCTTGAGCATATGGATTTTACGGAACCTGTATCCGAATTCGATTACGTGATATTCGTTGACGCTGACAACCGTTATGTGCATTCCATAGATTCGTTGGAGGGAACGGTGGTCGCGGTCCCGGGAGGATCACAGGCCTGCAGGATACTCGAACGCAACCGCAACATCAAGCTCATCAAAACGTCTAACGCCCTTGAGGCCGTGATAAAGCTCAAGAACAATGAGGTCACGGCCGTGGTCGCCAACAAGAACGTCACGCTGTACTATATACAACAGGAAAACCTTCGCGGGATAAAGATAGTCGGCCAACGGGTCGGGAACCTTTACGGTTACGCCATAGCCGTAAAAAAAGGCAACACTCCCCTCCTTGAGGTCATCAACAAGGGACTTGATGAACTGTACAACGAAGGGGCGGTCGGGGAAATATGGAGGAAATGGTTCGGGTTGACGCTTACCGCGCCGTTCCCGCTTAAAATAGTATCCATGGTGATCGGTGGAGTGACCGGCGTGATACTTATCGTCCTGGCCGCGGCATGGATGATATCCATGGACGCCACCATAAAGGCCAAGACCCGCCAGATCCAGATGATGAGCGAAAAAATGGTGGAAAAAGACAAGTTGGCGGTACTTGGGAAACTGGCCGGCCAGATAGCACATGAGCTTAGAACGCCCCTGAGCATTATCCACAATTCCATATACCTTCTCCGGAAGCAGGACAAGAACGACGAAGAGCTTTTCGAGAAACGGTTCCGGGTCCTTGAGGAAAAGATCAAACTATGCAGCAACATCCTGGAAAGCATATTGAGCTACTCACGGGTCAAAGCCGATATCGCCAGCGTCATATCCATGGACGACTGCATGAAAGAGGTCCTGAGCGATATAGAACAACCCGAGGGCATTGATCTTTCGGTATCCAGGGAAGGCTCCACCGGCCAACTGGACGTGTTCATGGATTTTCACCAGCTCTACAGCGTACTCAAGAATCTTCTGCTTAACTCGATACAAGCTATGGGCCAGACCGGGAAACTCGAGATCAGGATGTTCCCTTCCGATGACGGTACAATGGTCAACGTCTCCATCAAGGATACCGGTGGCGGCATCGCCGAAAGCGCCCGGAATAAGATATTCAACCTTTTTTATAGTTCGAAGATAACGGGTACAGGACTTGGTCTGCCTATATCCAAATCAATAGTGGAAGCGCACGGTGGGAAACTCCTCCTTTCCGAGACCAATGATCTCGGCTCGACCTTTCTCGTACAGCTGCCGTCCGCGGAAATAAAACCGAAAAAGGAACCCTCATGA
- a CDS encoding family 10 glycosylhydrolase produces the protein MKRFLPFILSVAAIVCCVTAGDTQNAGTDTRLGVWVTIFSPQKVHYSREGADRLIDDCVKCGINDIYLQVYRADKAYYDSSLTDRSEYEKMLSSSGTDMIRYIIEKASEKRISVHAWINLLSLAQNQNANIIRKFGEDVLTRDQHGRLSMPLGKKDDLDKYYTREDQLFLEPGDYRVRQYLSDIACEIVDKYPGLSGLHLDYIRYPFTVPFIPGSRFSSHGISYGYARMDLESFTKSTGLDAMKMERSRDNFTLWDDWRRERVTTLVKYISGAARKISPSLIISCTIVPSLERTYYATFQDWTEWLDKGYVDRVVTMNYTDDAKLARLRSRSIAGSYDRKKLMIGLGAYMLREKPGILEREILDSKDLATGGIVFFSYDEIAQDTSLRDFIAATFGQK, from the coding sequence ATGAAACGTTTTTTGCCCTTTATCCTCTCCGTAGCCGCGATCGTATGCTGCGTAACGGCCGGTGACACGCAAAACGCGGGAACGGACACACGCTTGGGCGTATGGGTCACGATATTCTCTCCGCAAAAGGTCCATTATTCCAGGGAAGGCGCGGACCGCCTCATTGATGACTGCGTTAAATGCGGTATCAACGATATCTATCTTCAGGTCTACAGGGCAGATAAGGCATACTACGACTCTTCCCTGACCGACAGGTCCGAATATGAAAAGATGCTCTCCTCCTCAGGCACTGACATGATACGTTACATCATAGAAAAAGCGTCCGAAAAAAGGATAAGCGTACACGCCTGGATAAACCTCCTGAGCCTGGCCCAGAACCAGAACGCCAATATAATCAGGAAATTCGGCGAGGATGTCCTGACGAGGGATCAGCATGGAAGGCTCTCAATGCCTTTGGGCAAAAAAGACGATCTGGACAAGTATTACACCCGTGAAGACCAGCTTTTCCTGGAACCCGGGGACTACCGTGTCAGGCAATACCTGTCGGATATCGCGTGCGAGATAGTCGACAAATACCCCGGCCTTAGCGGACTGCACCTTGATTATATACGATATCCTTTTACGGTGCCGTTCATTCCCGGAAGCAGGTTCTCTTCCCATGGCATAAGTTACGGTTACGCCCGCATGGACCTTGAGAGTTTCACCAAAAGTACCGGGCTGGACGCCATGAAAATGGAAAGATCACGTGATAATTTCACTCTCTGGGACGATTGGCGACGCGAACGAGTGACCACGCTCGTGAAGTACATTTCAGGGGCCGCGAGAAAAATATCTCCCTCCCTCATAATATCCTGCACTATAGTCCCATCACTAGAAAGGACCTATTACGCCACTTTCCAGGATTGGACCGAATGGCTCGATAAAGGATACGTCGACCGGGTAGTTACCATGAACTATACCGATGATGCTAAACTGGCCCGTCTCCGTTCCAGGTCGATCGCGGGATCATACGACAGGAAGAAACTGATGATAGGGCTTGGGGCTTATATGCTCAGGGAAAAACCCGGGATACTGGAGCGTGAGATACTTGACTCTAAAGACCTGGCTACAGGTGGCATCGTGTTCTTTTCTTATGATGAGATAGCCCAGGACACTTCACTCAGGGATTTTATCGCGGCGACCTTTGGTCAAAAATGA
- a CDS encoding phosphoribosylaminoimidazolesuccinocarboxamide synthase → MVKERPVTDLDLKGMPLLKEGKVRKVYDLGDKLLFVVTDRISAFDVIMPNGIPYKGKVLNMISSFWFEYTRDIVENHMLTVDIDGIIAADKKLAPYRDILDGRSMLVRKAEPIMVECIVRGYISGSGWKDYQSTGMVSGIKLPKGLRLSDKLEEPIFTPSTKADTGHDMNISQKDTRELVGDDIFELIRDKSVKVYEKARDYAEKKGIVLADTKFEFGIVDGRVVLMDEALTPDSSRFWPKDDYEPGRQQKSFDKQFLRDYLETLDWDKTPPGPVLPDEIVDRTSEKYRQAYKVLTGKEI, encoded by the coding sequence ATGGTAAAAGAACGACCCGTTACTGATCTCGACCTTAAAGGCATGCCTTTGCTGAAAGAGGGAAAAGTACGCAAGGTCTATGATCTTGGCGACAAACTGCTGTTCGTGGTCACGGACAGGATCTCCGCTTTTGACGTAATAATGCCTAATGGCATACCTTATAAAGGCAAAGTCCTCAACATGATATCCTCTTTCTGGTTCGAGTACACACGCGATATCGTGGAGAACCATATGCTCACCGTGGATATAGACGGTATCATCGCGGCCGATAAAAAGCTCGCTCCTTACCGTGATATACTTGATGGGCGTTCAATGCTTGTCAGAAAAGCGGAGCCTATAATGGTCGAATGTATAGTAAGAGGATATATATCGGGGTCAGGGTGGAAGGATTACCAGTCTACCGGCATGGTCTCGGGAATAAAGCTCCCGAAAGGTCTCAGGCTTTCCGATAAACTGGAGGAGCCTATATTCACCCCATCAACAAAGGCGGACACAGGGCATGATATGAACATCTCCCAGAAAGATACCAGGGAACTGGTCGGGGATGATATTTTCGAACTTATCAGGGATAAGAGCGTGAAGGTGTATGAAAAAGCCCGGGACTACGCGGAAAAGAAGGGCATCGTGCTGGCTGATACCAAATTTGAGTTCGGTATCGTGGACGGCAGGGTGGTGCTTATGGACGAGGCTTTAACACCGGATTCATCCAGGTTCTGGCCCAAGGATGATTACGAGCCCGGACGTCAGCAGAAGAGTTTCGATAAACAGTTCCTGCGTGATTATCTGGAAACGCTGGATTGGGATAAGACCCCTCCGGGGCCGGTTCTGCCGGATGAGATAGTGGACAGGACATCGGAGAAATACAGGCAGGCCTACAAGGTGCTTACCGGTAAGGAAATATAG
- a CDS encoding L-threonylcarbamoyladenylate synthase codes for METRVIEIDPQNIDMALLRQAAEVINNRGLVAFPTETVYGLGADALDSKAVSGIFQAKKRPLDDPLIVHISTMKELEDLASDVPDIVYKLADRFWPGPLTMVLKKSDRVPDIVTTGLDTVAIRMPSHPIASRFIDMCACPLAAPSANLFSKPSPTTAMHVLQDLEGNVDMILDGGATYIGVESTVIDVSSGPVKVLRPGGVSVEELTSLVGPVEVLSEGAVMERTPGKYPRHYSPNAKVLVVEYGYDQFEKATQAAETLASRGASVGIMASKEHEDLYQGNVKVLGPANDGRICASRLFSILREFDSEKVNYIIAEGIPEKGLGRAVMNRIRKAAGSEEKAEEDMSDMAI; via the coding sequence ATGGAAACACGTGTGATAGAGATAGACCCGCAGAACATAGACATGGCGCTTTTAAGGCAGGCCGCCGAGGTCATAAACAACCGGGGCCTGGTGGCTTTTCCCACCGAAACGGTGTACGGTCTGGGCGCCGACGCGCTTGACAGCAAGGCAGTGTCGGGTATCTTCCAGGCCAAGAAACGGCCGTTGGATGATCCCCTTATCGTACATATATCAACAATGAAAGAGCTGGAGGACCTGGCTTCGGATGTGCCGGATATCGTGTACAAACTGGCCGACAGGTTCTGGCCGGGCCCCCTTACGATGGTGCTCAAAAAATCGGATAGGGTACCTGATATAGTGACTACCGGGCTTGATACCGTGGCGATAAGGATGCCGTCCCATCCGATAGCTTCAAGGTTCATAGATATGTGCGCCTGTCCGCTTGCCGCGCCTTCTGCCAATCTTTTCAGTAAACCGTCACCTACTACCGCTATGCATGTACTCCAGGACCTGGAGGGGAACGTGGACATGATACTCGACGGCGGCGCGACTTATATCGGGGTGGAATCGACGGTAATAGACGTAAGCTCCGGTCCGGTCAAGGTCTTGAGGCCTGGCGGCGTGAGCGTGGAAGAACTGACATCGCTGGTGGGACCAGTAGAGGTCTTGAGTGAAGGGGCTGTCATGGAGAGGACCCCGGGCAAGTACCCCAGGCATTATTCCCCGAACGCGAAGGTCCTGGTCGTGGAATACGGATATGACCAGTTCGAAAAGGCCACACAGGCAGCGGAAACACTGGCCTCCAGGGGTGCGAGTGTCGGTATAATGGCCAGCAAGGAACATGAGGACCTTTACCAGGGGAACGTCAAGGTACTTGGGCCCGCGAATGACGGGCGCATATGCGCGTCACGCCTGTTCAGTATATTACGCGAATTCGATTCAGAAAAAGTGAATTATATAATCGCCGAAGGTATACCCGAAAAAGGGCTTGGACGGGCTGTGATGAACCGTATCAGGAAGGCGGCCGGGTCCGAGGAGAAAGCCGAAGAAGACATGTCCGACATGGCCATATAA
- a CDS encoding aminopeptidase — MIRDEAVKAVFEGSLKLKNNESCLIVTDTIKEPIGKAFHEYAKKRAARSSMMVIEPTLEHATEPPRDVADEMLEFDVEILVTEKSLTHTRARREATRRGARIATMPGITEDIANRCLDIDYEELKKESGRIYGILKASGEIRVTTQRGTDMRFTVGRSGFFGAGGGSFDVPGAYGNLPEGEVAFAPEECDGVFIVDATWPEIGILDEPIKFVVSDGYVTDISGKYADEVRDRLDRVGKKAYKVAELGIGLNPKATLIGQVLEDEKVIGTVHIALGNDMSFGGSNDVPLHLDGVIRTPDITVDGVRLMVNGKFIG; from the coding sequence ATGATCAGGGATGAAGCTGTAAAAGCGGTATTTGAAGGTTCGCTTAAACTGAAGAATAACGAATCCTGCCTTATCGTAACTGATACGATAAAAGAGCCGATCGGGAAAGCTTTTCATGAGTACGCCAAGAAGAGGGCCGCCAGGAGCAGTATGATGGTGATCGAGCCTACCCTGGAACATGCCACGGAACCTCCCCGGGACGTTGCCGATGAAATGCTTGAATTCGACGTCGAGATATTGGTGACCGAAAAATCACTTACACATACGCGCGCCAGGAGAGAGGCTACGAGGCGTGGGGCCCGTATCGCTACCATGCCGGGGATAACCGAGGATATCGCCAACAGGTGCCTTGATATAGATTATGAAGAGCTGAAGAAAGAATCCGGCAGGATATACGGGATATTAAAGGCGTCAGGGGAAATAAGGGTTACGACACAGCGTGGCACCGACATGCGTTTCACGGTCGGTAGGAGCGGTTTTTTCGGGGCCGGTGGCGGGTCCTTTGACGTGCCGGGAGCTTATGGTAACCTGCCGGAAGGAGAGGTCGCTTTCGCCCCGGAAGAGTGTGATGGTGTTTTTATCGTGGACGCCACGTGGCCGGAAATAGGGATATTGGATGAACCTATTAAGTTCGTTGTTTCCGACGGATATGTTACTGATATTTCCGGGAAATATGCCGACGAGGTACGTGACCGGCTGGATCGTGTCGGGAAGAAGGCGTATAAAGTGGCAGAGCTGGGAATAGGGCTTAATCCAAAGGCGACCTTGATCGGGCAGGTGCTTGAGGATGAAAAAGTCATAGGAACGGTGCATATCGCTCTGGGGAACGATATGTCGTTCGGTGGCAGCAATGATGTTCCCCTGCACCTTGACGGGGTGATAAGGACACCGGATATAACGGTCGATGGTGTCCGCCTTATGGTCAACGGTAAATTTATCGGATAA
- a CDS encoding EamA family transporter, with amino-acid sequence MISGGEGGKVNAYQFAVLAACIWGVVPVLEKIGLTKAEPFTALFFRCLGVMVGLLFLGATMIRPAQLRAVEPKTIFILMVSGFLASFAAQIVFYHALKQGDVSRIVIIAGSYPMVSFILGILFLGEALTGPKAVGVLLVISGIWLLK; translated from the coding sequence ATGATCTCTGGGGGGGAAGGAGGAAAAGTGAACGCGTATCAGTTCGCCGTGTTGGCCGCTTGCATATGGGGAGTGGTGCCGGTACTCGAGAAAATAGGGCTTACCAAAGCGGAGCCGTTCACGGCGCTTTTCTTCCGTTGTCTCGGCGTGATGGTCGGGCTTCTATTCCTGGGCGCTACGATGATAAGGCCTGCACAACTCAGGGCCGTGGAGCCGAAGACCATATTCATACTTATGGTGAGCGGTTTTCTCGCGAGTTTCGCCGCGCAGATAGTTTTTTACCACGCTCTCAAGCAGGGGGACGTGTCCCGGATAGTTATTATCGCGGGCAGCTATCCTATGGTGTCCTTCATATTGGGGATACTGTTCCTGGGGGAGGCGCTTACGGGACCAAAAGCGGTGGGGGTTCTTCTTGTGATATCCGGTATATGGCTTTTGAAATAG